In one Silene latifolia isolate original U9 population chromosome 10, ASM4854445v1, whole genome shotgun sequence genomic region, the following are encoded:
- the LOC141607839 gene encoding uncharacterized protein LOC141607839 — translation MSEERLAGIETRIEDLVGNVDTLLNFIHVVMERFLNHDPRRQPPPFRGRGRGRGISMGSGRRQPHHDPHEEAISESDDSRMEEGIYDAIDKDVKVDIPDFQGSLNPEDLLDWLRSVERVLSLKIMMKEKLLKLPSSKLRAMHLFGMRLTLQCEVTEKPKQNIARFVEGLDPKIASRVIMQQVWSFDEAFNLALGVEKLGKVKPETPKFPTRTTFKTYTGVKITKTPKPATQPTADKGKAPMYPKTNLPLSRDKVKCFQCQGFGHFKKVCPSNRALTAMEIEEWEREGLVEYEEEEKLVPTEMEAEGETEQGQVMAHPDTRHGLVLWRVKHSEPAPLEADQRYMIFRSRCTIQGRVCNLIIDGGSYTNVASTIIVSKLSLPTQEHPSPYKLRWLNKGSEVRVDKQCIVPFSIVKVYKDEVLCDMVPMDACHLLLDRPWEFDRNTTHHGKENVYVFKHNGKRVTMTPLPPNHRGYGSPNMPEEVNGVLFLSEAAKIKELREEQPVLFLPSREINTKETNDVPTEVQPLILMYKEFCPNELPNGLPPLRGIEHNINLVPGYVLPNRLAYRYDPTATKELHHQIEELMTTRFVRESLSPCAVPALLVPKKDVTWRMCTNRRAINNITVKYRFPIPRLDDMLDELSGARIFSNIDLRQGYHQVRIREGDEWKTAFKTKHGLYEWLVMPFGLSNAPSTFMSLIIEVLRPCLRKFVVVYFDDILFYNSSPSEHLLHLEAIFKILREQKLYGKLEKCTFMVNEVAFLGYIISGRGISVYQEKIKAMQTWPVPQSITKSFEKIKKLMCETPILMLPDFEQLFEVECDASGVGIGTILIQGQRPVAYFSEKLNGAKLKYLTYDKEFYAIIRALTHWSHYLKHKPFVMHSDHEALKYINSQHKLSHRHAKWVEFRQAYNFSSKYKEGKQNVVADALSRRHSLLTVISNKVLGFEFMKDIYKEYPDISEEWIVLTEGGSTVMFRQSLEGAQHVRKPRSPSKQDPTLHCLSHDKPWENISLDFIVALPWTQRGKDSIMVVVDRFSKMAHFIACNKTEDAASIAELYLKEIVKTPWDS, via the exons atgagtgaagagagacttgctggtattGAGACCAGAATAGAGGATCTAGTAGGAAATGTGGATACTTTGCTTAATTTTATCCATGTTGTCATGGAAAGATTCCTAAACCATGACCCAAGGAGGCAACCACCACCTTTCAGAGGAAgaggaagggggagagggatttCAATGGGATCAGGAAGAAGGCAACCACATCATGATCCTCATGAGGAAGCCATCTCTGAATCAGATGACTCAAGAATGGAGGAAGGAATCTATGATGCCATAGACAAAGATGTAAAGGTAGACATTCCTGATTTCCAAGGTAGTTTAAATCCTGAGGATTTATTAGACTGGCTTAGATCTGTTGAGAGAGTTTTGAGTTTAAAAATTATGATGAAagaaaagcttttaaagttgccaTCTTCAAAATTAAGGGCTATGCATCTTTTTGGTATGAGA CTAACCTTACAATGTGAGGTTACTGAGAAGCCTAAGCAAAatattgctaggtttgttgagggtttaGATCCTAAGATAGCTAGCAGAGTAATAATGCAGCAGGTTTGGTCATTTGATGAGGCATTTAACCTAGCCTTAGGAGTTGAGAAACTGGGTAAAGTGAAGCCTGAAACACCCAAATTTCCCACCAGAACAACATTCAAGACTTATACTGGTGTCAAAATCACTAAGACACCTAAACCAGCTACCCAACCCACAGCAGACAAAGGGAAAGCACCCATGTATCCTAAAACCAACCTACCCTTGTCCAGGGATAAGGTCAAATGCTTCCAATGCCAAGGCTTTGGCCATTTTAAGAAGGTATGTCCTTCTAACAGAGCTCTCACAGCTATGGAGATTGAGGAGTGGGAAAGGGAAGGTCTAGTTGAGTATGAGGAAGAAGAGAAACTGGTCCCAACAGAAATGGAAGCTGAGGGGGAaactgaacaaggacaagttaTGGCTCACCCTGACACAAGGCACGGTTTGGTCCTATGGAGGGTTAAACACTCTGAACCAGCTCCCCTGGAAGCTGATCAGAGATACATGATATTCAGGAGTAGGTGCACTATTCAAGGAAGGGTGTGTAACTTGATCATTGATGGAGGTAGCTATACCAATGTAGCTTCCACCATTATCGTTAGCAAGCTGAGTTTGCCTACTCAGGAACACCCCAGTCCATACAAGCTAAGATGGTTAAACAAAGGATCTGAAGTAAGAGTTGACAAGCAGTGCATTGTTCCTTTTTCAATTGTGAAGGTGTACAAAGATGAAGTGTTATGTGATATGGTCCCTATGGATGCCTGCCATCTACTGTTAGATAGACCATGGGAGTTtgacaggaataccactcaccatggAAAGGAAAATGTCTATGTTTTCAAGCATAATGGGAAGAGGGTCACTATGACTCCCTTGCCACCAAACCATAGAGGTTATGGGAGTCCTAACATGCCTGAGGAGGTTAATGGAGTGTTGTTTCTATCTGAGGCAGCTAAGATCAAGGAGCTAAGGGAAGAACAACCTGTGTTGTTCCTCCCATCAAGGGAAATCAACACTAAGGAGACTAATGATGTGCCTACAGAGGTTCAACCACTGATTCTGATGTACAAGGAATTTTGTCCAAATGAGTTGCCCAATGGTTTGCCACCTCTAAGAGGGATTGAGCATAACATAAACCTTGTACCTGGTTATGTGCTCCCTAATAGGCTAGCTTACAGATATGATCCCACAGCAACCAAGGAACTACATCATCAGATTGAAGAACTAATGACAACGAGATTTGTGAGGGAGTCATTGAGTCCATGTGCAGTGCCTGCTTTACTGGTGCCTAAGAAAGATGTaacttggaggatgtgtactAATAGAAGGGCCATAAACAACATCACAGTCAAGTATAGGTTTCCTATTCCAAGGCTAGATGACATGTTGGATGAGCTCAGTGGGGCTCGGATCTTTTCAAATATAGATCTCAGGCAAGGATATCACCAAGTGAGAATAAGAGAAGGTGATGAATGGAAAACAGCTTTCAAAACAAAACATGgcctgtatgagtggcttgttatgccatttggtTTATCTAATGCTCCAAGCACCTTCATGAGTCTAATAATTGAAGTTCTAAGGCCTTGTCTTAGAAAGTTTGTTGtagtatactttgatgacatactcttcTACAACAGCAGTCCATCTGAACATCTATTACATTTGGAGGCGATATTTAAAATACTCAGGGAGCAGAAGCtgtatgggaagcttgagaaatgtaccttcatggtcaatgaggtagCATTTCTGGGATATATTATATCAGGAAGAGGGATATCAGTTTATCAGGAGAAGATTAAGGCTATGCAAACATGGCCAGTCCCACAATCAATCACAAAA TCCTTTGAGAAAATCAAGAAGCTAATGTGTGAGACTCCCATTCTGATGCTGCCTGACTTTGAACAACTATTTGAGGTAGAATGTGATGCCAGTGGAGTTGGAATAGGAACTATCCTAATCCAAGGCCAGAGACCTGTGGCCTATTTCAGTGAGAAGTTAAATGGAGCCAAGCTGAAATATTTAACTTATGACAAGGAGTTTTATGCAATCATAAGAGCCCTTAcacattggagtcactacctGAAACATAAGCCATTTGTAATGCACTCTGATCATGAGGCCCTAAAATACATTAATAGCCAACACAAGCTGAGCCATAGACATGCTAAGTGGGTAGAGTTCCGGCAAGCCTACAACTTTTCAAGCAAATATAAGGAAGGGAAACAAAATGTGGTAGCTGATGCCCTCTCAAGGAGGCACTCTTTATTGACTGTCATAAGTAATAAGGTCCTTGGGTTTGAATTCATGAAGGACATATATAAGGAGTATCCTGACATCTCTGAGGAGTGGATTGTTCTCACAGAGGGAGGTTCAACG GTGATGTTCAGGCAGTCCTTAGAAGGTGCTCAACATGTCAGAAAGCCAAGATCTCCTTCGAAGCAGGACCCTACACTCCACTGCCTGTCCCATGATAAACCTTGGGAAAATATAAGCCTTGACTTCATTGTGGCACTACCTTGGACACAAAGAGGCAAGGActcaatcatggtggttgtggataggtTCAGTAAGATGGCTCACTTCATAGCATGCAATAAAACTGAGGATGCTGCTAGTATTGCGGAGCTATATCTCAAGGAAATTGTGAAGACTCCATGGGATTCCTAA